In the Bacillus tuaregi genome, one interval contains:
- a CDS encoding WxL domain-containing protein: MGKKKSVSINQLDNGNKKNKLFSKKVVASVMAFGLVATAFSTTSFADETETPELTSTAVTGGTLSGGKVTFAPLSVTLDGTQKFDEADWGIGSITDATGNGNGWTLSLDLSQFQEYSLENGAYVDKGKKLTAGSLTVLTAPEASFIDNTSSPLETIKTVDEEQELDGGDPVILLSAGEGGGMGSYEFSPLRVKLTVPASAYAKTYKATATVTLSEAP; this comes from the coding sequence ATGGGGAAAAAGAAGAGCGTTTCTATTAATCAATTAGACAATGGAAACAAAAAGAATAAATTATTTTCTAAAAAGGTAGTAGCTTCGGTTATGGCGTTCGGTCTTGTTGCAACAGCGTTCAGCACAACCTCGTTTGCGGATGAGACAGAAACACCAGAATTAACTTCAACTGCGGTAACAGGTGGTACTCTTTCTGGAGGTAAAGTGACTTTTGCACCTCTTTCAGTAACATTAGATGGTACTCAAAAGTTTGATGAAGCAGATTGGGGAATTGGTTCCATTACAGACGCTACAGGTAATGGGAATGGGTGGACCTTGTCATTAGATTTATCTCAATTCCAAGAGTATAGCTTAGAAAATGGGGCTTACGTGGACAAGGGTAAAAAACTAACGGCAGGATCACTTACAGTACTGACAGCCCCAGAGGCTTCTTTCATTGATAATACATCATCACCGCTTGAAACCATTAAAACTGTAGATGAAGAACAAGAACTAGATGGTGGCGACCCAGTAATTCTTTTATCTGCAGGAGAAGGTGGCGGCATGGGTTCATACGAATTCTCTCCTTTACGTGTTAAATTAACCGTTCCTGCTAGCGCTTATGCAAAAACTTACAAAGCAACGGCAACAGTTACTTTAAGTGAAGCTCCATAA
- a CDS encoding WxL protein host-binding domain-containing protein, giving the protein MKCRKPLWIFLLIILSFPTSIVFAEENDFEFRVEPIFPQTQVEKKGYYHFTGNPNETVPLQARVTNDSKNELTVQIQGLNAFSGNQGILYQEEPILEGSAIIDETYQFQKAATIPSEITLAPSESKVVDFSIKIPDIQGTLLGSMEFRVFQGTEELSQKAKNSQLLIDQYRAYNIGVQVDVTDYSETPALTLKEPQYSPERMAIMVPLDNANPVIVPNITGSYQVTKSKDESFSLVGDISAFKMAPMTAFHYPIRWSGETLEPGEYHVTLTLDVNGNTQTYEKSLSIKNKEIQETQQKMEERGEIEVAPKTFPWTMVIIGILVVVIIILILMMRRPKKQSQRKDRKYPGQHPNGE; this is encoded by the coding sequence ATGAAATGCCGGAAGCCCCTTTGGATATTCCTCCTCATCATCTTATCTTTCCCAACGTCAATCGTTTTTGCAGAAGAGAACGACTTTGAATTTCGAGTCGAGCCCATTTTTCCTCAGACGCAGGTTGAAAAGAAAGGGTATTACCACTTCACAGGAAATCCAAATGAGACCGTTCCCTTACAAGCAAGGGTCACCAATGATAGTAAGAACGAATTGACGGTTCAAATCCAAGGTTTGAATGCCTTTAGTGGAAATCAAGGCATTCTCTATCAAGAAGAGCCTATTTTAGAAGGAAGCGCTATTATTGATGAAACCTATCAATTCCAGAAGGCAGCCACGATTCCTTCTGAAATTACGCTTGCTCCGTCGGAATCAAAGGTTGTCGATTTTTCTATCAAAATTCCTGATATCCAAGGTACCCTTCTCGGGAGCATGGAGTTTCGAGTTTTTCAAGGAACAGAAGAATTGTCACAGAAAGCGAAAAATTCCCAGCTATTGATTGACCAATATAGAGCCTATAACATTGGTGTACAAGTGGACGTAACAGATTATTCCGAAACACCGGCTCTAACCCTGAAGGAACCGCAATATTCTCCCGAGCGAATGGCGATTATGGTCCCTTTAGACAACGCAAATCCTGTCATCGTCCCGAATATTACGGGGAGCTATCAGGTAACAAAGAGTAAGGATGAATCGTTTTCGCTTGTAGGTGATATTTCAGCCTTCAAAATGGCTCCGATGACAGCCTTTCACTATCCGATCAGATGGTCTGGAGAAACGTTGGAGCCTGGTGAATATCATGTCACATTAACGCTTGATGTGAATGGAAACACTCAAACCTATGAAAAATCTCTTAGCATTAAAAATAAGGAAATACAAGAAACGCAACAAAAAATGGAGGAACGCGGCGAAATAGAGGTTGCACCCAAGACATTCCCATGGACTATGGTCATTATCGGTATCCTTGTGGTGGTGATTATCATTTTAATCTTGATGATGAGAAGACCTAAAAAACAAAGCCAAAGAAAGGACCGTAAATACCCCGGCCAACATCCAAATGGAGAATAA
- a CDS encoding rhodanese-like domain-containing protein, which produces MKINRKMFLIAFLFICSLFIAACSNKEEARKTDAAANEIQMIPLADLQENLGKDDWVVVDTRSNDAWNGWALDGVERGGHIKGAVDFSAAWLNVEIKNKDEQVKNALETKGITSDKNVVLYDANGKDAKAVADYLMDQGFEKLYTFDVKEWAANTELAMESYPNHEMVVPASWVNDLIENKNDGKAYKIFEVSWGDEAEDYKKGHIPGAIHINTDDVEEGPLWNRLADKKLEQFALNYGITSDTTVALYGADPTAAYRVAVILKYMGVEDVRVLNGGWTAWSNSGYEVEKKVNTKTPVEAFGVTVPANPDYIVDLEEAKQFLADKENGTLVDIRSWDEFIGKTSGYDYIEPKGRPEGSIWGHAGSDASHLEDYRNLDNTMRSGAEIISMWEEEGISPDNQLAFYCGTGWRAAEVLFYADVLGIDKIALYDGGWNEWSMDSSNPVETGEPTK; this is translated from the coding sequence ATGAAAATAAACCGTAAAATGTTCCTGATAGCCTTCTTATTCATTTGCAGTCTTTTTATAGCTGCATGCTCCAATAAAGAAGAGGCTAGAAAAACTGACGCAGCAGCAAATGAGATTCAAATGATTCCTTTAGCTGACCTACAAGAAAACCTAGGAAAAGATGACTGGGTTGTGGTGGATACACGGTCAAATGACGCGTGGAACGGCTGGGCTTTAGATGGAGTCGAAAGAGGCGGCCATATTAAAGGGGCAGTTGATTTCTCTGCTGCATGGTTAAACGTAGAGATTAAGAATAAGGATGAGCAAGTTAAGAATGCATTAGAAACAAAAGGCATTACCTCTGATAAAAACGTTGTACTTTATGATGCGAATGGAAAAGACGCAAAGGCAGTAGCCGATTACCTCATGGATCAAGGATTTGAGAAACTTTATACCTTTGATGTAAAAGAATGGGCCGCAAATACTGAACTGGCTATGGAAAGTTATCCAAACCACGAAATGGTTGTCCCGGCTTCATGGGTCAACGATTTAATTGAAAATAAGAACGATGGCAAGGCCTATAAAATTTTTGAAGTAAGCTGGGGCGATGAAGCCGAGGATTATAAAAAAGGCCATATCCCTGGAGCGATTCACATTAATACAGATGATGTGGAAGAAGGACCTCTATGGAATCGTTTAGCAGACAAGAAGCTTGAACAATTTGCTTTGAACTATGGCATTACGTCAGATACAACCGTTGCGCTTTATGGCGCGGACCCGACAGCCGCATACCGTGTTGCGGTTATCCTTAAATACATGGGTGTTGAGGACGTTCGTGTATTAAACGGCGGCTGGACTGCTTGGAGCAATTCCGGCTATGAGGTCGAGAAAAAGGTTAACACAAAAACACCTGTTGAAGCCTTCGGCGTTACAGTCCCTGCTAATCCTGACTATATTGTTGACTTAGAAGAAGCGAAGCAATTTTTAGCTGATAAGGAAAATGGTACACTTGTAGATATTCGGAGCTGGGATGAATTTATCGGAAAAACCTCAGGCTATGATTATATTGAACCAAAGGGTCGTCCAGAAGGATCCATATGGGGACATGCCGGTTCTGACGCATCCCATCTTGAAGATTACCGAAATTTAGATAACACGATGCGCAGTGGTGCAGAAATCATTTCAATGTGGGAGGAAGAAGGGATATCTCCTGACAATCAGCTGGCCTTTTACTGTGGAACAGGCTGGAGAGCAGCGGAAGTATTATTCTATGCGGATGTCTTAGGCATAGATAAAATTGCCCTATATGACGGCGGCTGGAATGAATGGAGCATGGATTCTTCAAACCCAGTTGAAACCGGCGAGCCAACTAAATAA
- a CDS encoding GapA-binding peptide SR1P, translating into MGTIVCQVCDNTIEQFETEKVTTLYGQCTCCGENHKKNSK; encoded by the coding sequence ATGGGAACTATCGTTTGTCAAGTTTGTGATAACACAATTGAGCAATTTGAGACTGAGAAAGTGACAACTTTGTACGGACAATGCACCTGCTGTGGTGAAAACCATAAGAAGAATTCTAAATAA
- a CDS encoding MIP/aquaporin family protein, translating to MTTFLGELIGTMILMIFGTGIGAGAALKKSYAQNAGWVVITFTWGIAVTMGIFAVGSISGAHLNPAVTIAFAINGVFPWSQVPSYILAQMLGGILGAAIIYLQYLPHWKLTEDPAVKLGVFATSPAIPNTFANLLSEIIGTFVLVLGLFFIGANTFTEGLNPLAVGLLITVIGMSLGGSTGYAINPARDLGPRIAHFLLPIPGKGNSNWGYSWIPVLGPIVGGSLGAVFYKTFFLGTVSISLWIVLLTSFSILGFIFLYDKKNRTEGQVPQPAEYSQIL from the coding sequence ATGACAACTTTCCTTGGAGAATTAATTGGGACGATGATATTAATGATTTTTGGTACCGGAATTGGGGCGGGAGCTGCTTTAAAGAAGTCATATGCCCAGAACGCAGGATGGGTTGTGATCACCTTTACCTGGGGAATTGCTGTTACAATGGGAATTTTTGCTGTAGGTTCAATTAGTGGAGCTCATTTAAATCCCGCTGTTACCATCGCCTTTGCAATCAATGGCGTTTTTCCCTGGTCACAGGTTCCTAGCTATATTCTTGCGCAAATGCTTGGCGGCATTTTAGGTGCAGCTATTATTTACTTGCAATATCTACCACATTGGAAACTGACAGAAGACCCGGCGGTAAAACTAGGCGTTTTTGCCACTAGTCCAGCCATTCCTAATACCTTTGCAAATTTATTAAGTGAAATCATCGGCACTTTTGTCCTTGTACTTGGTTTATTTTTTATTGGTGCAAATACGTTTACAGAGGGTTTAAATCCTCTGGCAGTTGGTCTTCTCATCACTGTGATTGGCATGTCTCTCGGTGGATCTACGGGTTATGCAATCAACCCAGCTCGTGACCTTGGACCTCGAATTGCCCATTTCCTCCTGCCGATACCAGGTAAGGGAAATTCTAATTGGGGTTATTCTTGGATTCCTGTTCTTGGCCCGATTGTGGGAGGTTCATTAGGTGCCGTATTCTATAAAACTTTTTTCTTAGGCACAGTATCCATTTCTCTTTGGATCGTCCTGCTTACTAGTTTCAGCATTCTAGGCTTCATCTTCTTATATGATAAAAAGAATAGGACAGAGGGACAGGTTCCTCAACCTGCCGAATATTCCCAAATACTCTAG
- the dhaK gene encoding dihydroxyacetone kinase subunit DhaK, whose translation MKKIINKPEDVVREMCKGIVLAHPELELLDKYKVIKRKNSNKDKVSLISGGGSGHEPAHAGFVGKGMLDAAVCGDVFASPSQIQIYQAIRETAGQKGTLLIIKNYSGDMMNFKNAAHLAEEDGIVVDYVRVDDDISVQDSLYTVGRRGVAGTVFVHKIAGAASERGYDLPKVKAAAEKANKNVKSIGFALTSCTVPAKGTPTFEIAEDEMEYGVGIHGEPGIRRESMISADELAERMVSSLLKELKIENGSEEVAVLVNGFGGTPIQELYLLNHSVIRELSKRNVTVVRTLVGNYMTSIDMAGASLSILKLDDELKGLLSDDCDTPALKINGEVPPVTYHNVIDTEKENKPVSYEVETHPDAAIIKDNTITLDNVIFMVDQMSECIIRNEVPFCELDSHAGDGDFGMSVAKGFKQLKSEWHEIMEHKTSDIGTFLDACSIIIMEHCGGASGPIWGSAFRAAGKNVGTKTSLIPAEFAEMMQATVKGIQATGERSFGRGAVVGDKTLIDALVPYADTLTNSSHDTFTNALKLAAEAAVQGAKATEQIVARMGRAGTVGERSLGYPDAGAHGLGVIFTEVAQVMKEASSS comes from the coding sequence ATGAAAAAAATAATCAATAAACCAGAAGATGTTGTAAGGGAAATGTGCAAGGGTATTGTCCTTGCACATCCTGAACTCGAGCTACTAGATAAGTATAAAGTCATTAAACGGAAGAATTCGAACAAGGATAAGGTCAGTCTAATCAGCGGCGGTGGTAGTGGTCACGAACCAGCTCATGCTGGATTTGTTGGAAAAGGGATGCTGGATGCCGCTGTATGCGGAGATGTCTTTGCTTCCCCTTCACAAATTCAAATCTATCAGGCGATTCGTGAAACAGCTGGCCAAAAAGGGACCTTATTAATCATCAAAAACTACAGTGGCGATATGATGAACTTTAAGAATGCTGCACATCTTGCTGAAGAAGATGGAATCGTGGTTGATTATGTGAGAGTGGATGATGATATTTCCGTTCAAGACAGCCTTTATACAGTAGGAAGACGCGGGGTTGCCGGAACGGTCTTTGTTCATAAAATTGCCGGTGCTGCTTCTGAAAGAGGCTATGACCTTCCAAAGGTTAAGGCAGCAGCTGAAAAAGCCAATAAAAACGTGAAAAGCATCGGCTTTGCCCTTACATCCTGTACGGTTCCGGCAAAAGGAACTCCAACCTTTGAAATAGCAGAGGACGAGATGGAGTATGGTGTCGGAATTCATGGTGAACCAGGAATCCGAAGAGAGAGTATGATTTCAGCCGATGAATTAGCTGAAAGAATGGTCTCCTCTCTTCTAAAAGAATTAAAGATTGAAAATGGTTCTGAAGAAGTAGCCGTTCTTGTGAATGGATTCGGTGGAACACCCATTCAAGAGCTCTATTTGTTGAATCACTCTGTTATTCGTGAATTGTCTAAGCGAAATGTGACCGTCGTAAGAACGCTAGTAGGAAACTATATGACAAGCATTGATATGGCTGGTGCTTCCTTATCAATTCTGAAACTAGATGATGAACTGAAGGGTCTTTTGTCAGATGACTGTGATACCCCTGCACTTAAAATAAACGGTGAGGTTCCACCTGTCACCTATCATAATGTGATAGATACTGAAAAAGAAAACAAACCGGTTTCTTATGAAGTGGAAACCCATCCTGATGCTGCAATCATTAAAGACAATACGATTACGTTAGATAATGTCATTTTCATGGTCGATCAAATGAGTGAATGTATTATTAGAAATGAAGTGCCATTCTGTGAATTGGATTCCCATGCGGGTGATGGAGATTTCGGCATGAGTGTTGCGAAAGGATTCAAACAACTAAAATCAGAATGGCATGAAATAATGGAGCATAAAACAAGTGATATAGGAACCTTCCTGGATGCCTGTTCGATTATCATTATGGAGCATTGCGGAGGGGCATCCGGCCCTATTTGGGGATCAGCCTTCCGGGCAGCTGGAAAGAATGTTGGAACGAAAACCTCTCTGATTCCGGCTGAATTCGCGGAAATGATGCAAGCAACCGTAAAGGGGATTCAAGCAACTGGTGAACGTTCCTTTGGTCGCGGTGCCGTTGTTGGTGATAAAACACTAATCGATGCCTTAGTGCCTTATGCAGATACGTTGACAAATAGTTCACATGATACTTTCACCAACGCTCTTAAGCTAGCAGCGGAAGCAGCTGTACAGGGGGCAAAAGCAACCGAACAGATTGTTGCACGCATGGGACGTGCAGGTACGGTTGGAGAACGAAGCCTTGGTTATCCAGATGCAGGTGCTCACGGGTTAGGAGTTATCTTTACTGAAGTTGCTCAAGTGATGAAGGAAGCTTCATCATCATAA
- a CDS encoding glycerol dehydrogenase → MRKAFISPTKYVQGEDEILNLGYFVKTFGTSALLIAHPDDVKRVKDKLEATINKFGITLVESGFHGECSRQEVARLQELAKENNCDCTIGLGGGKAIDTAKCVAAGDSLIIIPTIAATDAPTSHSAVLYTPDGAFDDYAYFKQSPSVVLIDTTVIAQAPTRFLVSGMGDALSTYFEARATANSYSNVNAGLPCGVREGLCGPAKGTNAALALATHCYQTLLEDGVKAKVASDCNLVTPALENIIEANILLSGLGFESAGLAGAHAIHDGLTILEGAHHYFHGEKVAFGTIAQLVLENAPTEEIEEVLDFCLAVGLPVCLSDIGVDSITQEELMEVARKSCIPEESVHSMPFPVTPEAVAAAIITADKLGSDYKKGVIQ, encoded by the coding sequence ATGAGAAAAGCATTTATCAGTCCAACAAAATATGTTCAAGGCGAGGATGAGATTCTGAATTTAGGCTATTTCGTAAAAACATTCGGTACCTCAGCGCTATTAATCGCCCATCCGGATGATGTGAAACGAGTAAAAGATAAATTAGAGGCCACAATAAATAAATTTGGAATTACCTTAGTTGAAAGTGGATTTCATGGTGAATGTTCAAGACAAGAGGTTGCCAGACTTCAAGAATTAGCAAAAGAAAACAACTGTGATTGTACGATTGGATTAGGCGGTGGAAAGGCCATAGATACAGCAAAATGTGTCGCTGCAGGAGATTCTTTAATTATTATCCCAACGATTGCTGCAACAGATGCCCCGACAAGCCATTCAGCCGTTTTGTATACACCAGACGGAGCTTTTGATGACTACGCTTACTTTAAGCAAAGTCCAAGTGTGGTTTTAATTGACACAACCGTCATTGCTCAAGCTCCTACTAGATTCCTAGTATCTGGCATGGGTGATGCCTTATCGACTTATTTTGAAGCAAGAGCAACCGCCAATTCCTACTCAAACGTAAATGCCGGTTTACCTTGCGGGGTTCGTGAAGGGTTATGCGGGCCGGCAAAAGGAACGAATGCAGCATTAGCCTTAGCCACTCACTGTTATCAGACATTATTAGAGGACGGAGTAAAGGCGAAAGTGGCTAGCGATTGCAATCTAGTAACTCCTGCTTTAGAAAATATCATTGAAGCCAATATTTTATTATCAGGTCTAGGTTTTGAAAGTGCCGGATTAGCAGGTGCACATGCCATTCATGATGGATTAACCATATTAGAAGGGGCACATCATTATTTCCATGGTGAAAAAGTAGCTTTTGGTACTATAGCACAATTAGTGCTTGAAAACGCACCAACAGAGGAGATTGAGGAAGTATTGGATTTCTGTCTTGCCGTTGGACTTCCTGTCTGTCTTTCTGATATTGGAGTAGATAGTATTACTCAGGAGGAATTAATGGAAGTAGCAAGAAAGTCATGTATTCCTGAAGAATCTGTTCACTCTATGCCATTCCCTGTTACACCAGAGGCCGTAGCAGCAGCAATCATCACAGCTGATAAACTAGGTAGTGATTATAAGAAGGGTGTTATCCAATGA
- a CDS encoding PocR ligand-binding domain-containing protein: protein MKTSYMNLNKILDLRKWQDLQDSLSLVTKLAILTVDYKGVPITRHSQVRPFCHKMRNDSEMARFCEKCDSRGGLEAVRSDAPYIYRCHWNIIDIAIPIIIDGKYVGAIMAGEVRLPEEENQYFLEQMLSAPMKEHGQAYTKEEIQHLYDSIPTLSYSELEASAQMLYNLCHYIVEEAMNKNLILEVYEKMLPLKEEPIPSDFSEGYSLDNIQQIKRDLANTVTNAYVKTSSSERHMCKNLILQPAFDYIFHNKGEKVSQREMAEICHISTGYFSRLFVKETGMNFSTYISIQKIEWSKQLLEKTDLSIAQISDELGFNEPGYYIKTFKKYENVTPNLYRKYFQEML, encoded by the coding sequence ATGAAAACGAGTTACATGAATTTAAATAAAATACTAGATTTAAGAAAGTGGCAGGACCTCCAGGATTCCCTTTCACTTGTGACCAAATTAGCTATTTTAACGGTGGATTATAAAGGAGTCCCTATTACTCGTCACAGTCAGGTTCGCCCCTTCTGTCACAAGATGCGTAATGATTCAGAAATGGCAAGGTTCTGTGAGAAATGTGATTCAAGGGGAGGCCTCGAGGCGGTAAGGTCTGATGCGCCTTATATCTATCGCTGTCATTGGAATATTATTGATATTGCCATTCCGATTATCATTGATGGGAAATATGTAGGGGCTATCATGGCGGGGGAGGTAAGACTTCCTGAAGAAGAGAATCAGTATTTTCTAGAACAAATGCTTTCAGCTCCCATGAAAGAACATGGTCAAGCATATACTAAGGAGGAAATTCAGCATTTATACGACTCGATTCCCACCTTATCCTACTCGGAATTAGAGGCCTCTGCTCAAATGCTCTATAACCTCTGTCATTATATAGTAGAGGAAGCGATGAACAAAAACTTAATTCTAGAAGTGTATGAAAAAATGCTGCCACTGAAAGAAGAGCCTATTCCAAGTGATTTTTCTGAAGGCTATTCATTAGATAATATTCAGCAAATCAAGAGGGACCTGGCAAATACGGTAACAAATGCGTATGTAAAAACTTCTTCAAGCGAACGTCATATGTGTAAAAACCTCATTTTGCAGCCAGCCTTCGACTATATCTTTCATAATAAGGGAGAAAAAGTATCCCAAAGAGAGATGGCTGAAATTTGTCACATTAGTACGGGTTATTTCAGCCGATTATTTGTAAAAGAAACCGGTATGAACTTTTCGACCTATATTTCCATCCAAAAAATAGAATGGTCAAAACAGTTATTGGAAAAAACGGATCTTTCCATCGCCCAAATCAGTGATGAATTAGGCTTCAATGAACCCGGATACTATATTAAGACTTTTAAAAAATACGAGAATGTAACCCCGAACCTTTATCGTAAATACTTTCAAGAGATGTTGTAG
- a CDS encoding propanediol/glycerol family dehydratase large subunit, translating into MRSKRFQVLEQRPVNQDGLISEWPDEGLIAMNSPNDPKPSIKVKDGIVIELDGKKREDFDTIDRFIADYAINTKDCEKSMGLDSLKISQMLVDINVSREEIIKITMSITPAKIVEVVSHMNVVEMMMALQKMRARKTPSNQCHITNLADNPVQIAADAAEAGIRGFSEQETTVGIVRYAPFNALALLIGSQVGRGGVLTQCSVEEATELDLGMRGLTSYAETVSVYGTESVFTDGDDTPWSKAFLASAYASRGLKMRFTSGTGSEALMGYSEGKSMLYLEARCIYITKGAGAQGLQNGAVSCIGMIGAVPSGIRAVLAENLITTMLDIEVASANDQTFSHSDIRRTARTLMQMLPGTDFIFSGYSAVPNYDNMFAGSNFDAEDFDDYNILQRDLMVDGGLRPVSEEETIAIRNKAAKAVQAVFRELGFPPITNEEVEAATYAHGSKDMPARNVVEDLKAAEEMLKKRITGIDIVKALSKSGFSDVANNVLNMLKQRVTGDYLQTSAILDKNFDVISAVNDVNDYKGPGTGYRISKERWEEIKNIPNVIKPEDIG; encoded by the coding sequence ATGAGATCAAAGCGTTTTCAAGTATTAGAGCAAAGACCTGTTAATCAGGACGGTCTTATAAGTGAATGGCCAGATGAAGGCTTAATTGCCATGAATAGCCCCAATGATCCTAAGCCATCAATAAAAGTTAAAGATGGAATAGTCATAGAGCTTGATGGAAAGAAAAGAGAAGATTTTGATACGATAGATAGATTTATAGCAGACTATGCAATAAATACAAAAGATTGTGAGAAATCCATGGGTTTAGACTCGTTGAAAATATCACAAATGCTAGTTGATATAAACGTGAGCAGAGAAGAGATTATAAAAATTACTATGTCGATCACTCCTGCTAAGATCGTTGAAGTTGTCTCACATATGAATGTAGTTGAAATGATGATGGCACTTCAAAAGATGAGAGCAAGAAAAACGCCTTCAAATCAGTGCCATATAACAAATTTAGCAGATAATCCAGTGCAGATTGCGGCAGATGCAGCAGAAGCAGGCATCAGAGGGTTTTCAGAGCAGGAAACTACTGTTGGTATTGTAAGATATGCACCATTTAATGCATTGGCACTTCTTATTGGTTCCCAGGTAGGACGCGGAGGTGTGCTAACTCAATGTTCAGTAGAAGAAGCGACAGAGCTTGACCTTGGTATGAGAGGACTTACCAGTTATGCAGAAACAGTTTCGGTATATGGAACTGAATCAGTATTTACTGATGGAGATGATACTCCATGGTCAAAAGCATTTTTGGCATCAGCATATGCTTCAAGAGGATTAAAAATGAGATTTACATCAGGCACAGGTTCAGAAGCCTTGATGGGATACTCAGAAGGAAAGTCAATGCTTTACCTGGAAGCGAGATGTATCTATATAACAAAAGGTGCTGGCGCTCAGGGACTTCAAAATGGAGCAGTAAGCTGTATAGGAATGATAGGTGCAGTTCCATCTGGAATAAGGGCGGTGCTAGCTGAAAACCTAATCACTACCATGTTGGATATAGAAGTTGCATCTGCAAATGACCAGACCTTCTCACATTCAGATATAAGAAGAACTGCAAGAACTCTTATGCAGATGCTCCCTGGAACAGACTTTATATTCTCAGGATACAGTGCTGTACCAAATTATGACAACATGTTCGCCGGTTCAAACTTCGATGCGGAGGATTTTGATGACTACAATATTCTTCAAAGAGATTTAATGGTAGATGGAGGCTTAAGGCCAGTTTCCGAAGAAGAGACGATAGCCATTAGAAATAAAGCGGCAAAAGCAGTTCAGGCTGTTTTTAGGGAATTAGGTTTCCCCCCTATCACCAATGAAGAAGTAGAAGCGGCAACATATGCACATGGCAGCAAAGATATGCCGGCAAGGAATGTAGTGGAAGATCTGAAAGCAGCTGAAGAGATGCTAAAAAAGAGAATAACCGGTATCGATATAGTTAAAGCATTAAGCAAGAGTGGTTTTTCTGATGTTGCAAATAACGTATTAAATATGCTTAAGCAGAGAGTAACGGGAGACTACCTACAGACATCCGCGATATTGGATAAGAACTTTGATGTTATAAGTGCAGTTAATGATGTTAACGATTACAAGGGGCCGGGGACCGGTTATAGAATCAGCAAAGAGAGATGGGAAGAAATTAAGAATATTCCGAATGTAATCAAACCTGAGGATATTGGGTAA
- a CDS encoding propanediol/glycerol family dehydratase medium subunit — protein MINTTKQYAVPELQLTEGGEAKIGTRANEVVIGIGPAFHKSQNKTIGNVPHSDVLRELIAGIEEGGLEARVVRIVRTSDVSFIANDAAKISGSGIGIGIQSKGTTVIHQKDLLPLNNLELFPQAPLMTLEVYRLIGKNAVKYAKGESPTPVPMKNDQMARPKFMAKAALLHIKETKHVQVAAKPIEIEVKF, from the coding sequence ATGATTAATACTACAAAACAATATGCTGTTCCTGAGCTTCAACTAACAGAAGGCGGAGAAGCAAAGATTGGAACCAGAGCAAATGAGGTTGTTATAGGGATAGGGCCAGCCTTTCATAAGTCCCAGAATAAAACGATAGGAAATGTTCCTCACAGTGATGTTTTAAGAGAACTGATTGCGGGTATAGAAGAAGGTGGATTGGAGGCTCGTGTAGTAAGAATAGTAAGAACGTCAGACGTTTCATTCATAGCTAACGATGCAGCCAAAATAAGCGGATCAGGGATAGGCATAGGAATTCAGTCAAAAGGAACAACCGTTATTCATCAGAAAGACCTGCTTCCTTTAAATAACCTTGAGCTATTTCCTCAGGCACCGTTAATGACACTTGAGGTTTATAGATTAATCGGGAAAAATGCTGTGAAGTATGCTAAAGGAGAGTCGCCAACGCCAGTTCCAATGAAGAACGACCAAATGGCAAGACCTAAGTTCATGGCAAAGGCAGCGCTGCTTCATATAAAAGAAACGAAGCATGTTCAAGTAGCTGCAAAACCTATAGAAATAGAAGTTAAATTTTAA